The Vicia villosa cultivar HV-30 ecotype Madison, WI linkage group LG1, Vvil1.0, whole genome shotgun sequence genome includes a region encoding these proteins:
- the LOC131630917 gene encoding TPD1 protein homolog 1-like has translation MTITPLFFLCFIIPLVHSNVQTHSGPSSHIMHSFHEDRNGSKFSWHGSCTKKDISISQSRETLSGIPQYVVQIMNTCVSSKCAPYNIHLHCGWFASARIINPKLFKRLSFDDCLVNGGKPLTSSQIIRFTYSNSFLYPLAFKSAKFC, from the exons ATGACCATCACTCCTCTATTCTTCCTCTGCTTCATAATCCCCCTTGTACATAGCAATGTTCAAACACATTCAG GTCCTTCATCACATATTATGCATTCTTTCCATGAAGACAGAAATGGCTCTAAATTTTCATGGCATG GTTCTTGCACAAAAAAAGACATAAGCATTTCACAAAGTAGAGAGACTCTAAGTGGAATTCCTCAATATGTAGTGCAAATTATGAACACATGTGTTTCTTCTAAGTGTGCTCCATATAATATCCATCTTCATTGTGGTTGGTTTGCTTCTGCAAGAATAATCAACCCGAAATTGTTCAAGAGACTTTCTTTTGATGATTGTTTGGTGAATGGAGGAAAACCTTTAACCTCTAGCCAAATCATAAGATTCACTTATTCTAACTCCTTCTTGTATCCTCTTGCTTTCAAGTCTGCTAAGTTTTGCTGA
- the LOC131630898 gene encoding uncharacterized protein LOC131630898 translates to MTGTEERDEAVKKKIQELEEGHAFMKQEMSKLKLSDGREQQQQQQHHHRQQHQRSQSVSPQRSRLGSWNKGSCSFKHSSPLRKETRASALVNFTEKHYLNILHSLGHSLHILDLNSRIIYWNRSAENLYGYAAEEVLGQDGIDLLVDPRDWGLACDTVNCVMKGERWSGQFLVKNKKGERFLAVTSNTPFYDDGSLVGIICVSSDSRPFLEMRAPFYGVKNAEPDYVSARPKSFDSQQPLQTAIASKISNLASKVSNKVKSRIWTGDNNVDHEGGNGESRNSEHGFSEHREDANSSGASTPRGDLPQSPVGIFYRVEEKFEEKTLRDSGDESEGKLVHKFLPTKAEAWVQKKTLSWPWRTNDREEPEARNVRAAEPWRQNDQENESVSQKNLYSGLKQESQASESNRLTNNEASIPRSASFNVISTSSASSSGSAGSGVANSKMDVDSDCLDYEILWEDLTIREQIGQGCCGTVYHALWYGSDVAVKVFSKQEYSDDVILSFRQEVSVMKRLRHPNILLFMGAVTSPQRLCIVTEFLPRGSLCRLLHKTTPKLDWRRRVHMALDIARGVNYLHHYNPPIIHRDLKSSNLLVDKNWTVKVGDFGLSRLKHETYLTTKTGRGTPQWMAPEVLRNEPSDEKSDVYSFGVILWELATEKIPWDTLNSMQVIGAVGFMNQRPEIPKDVDPEWASLIEICWHSDPTCRPTFPELLERLRELQRRYVIEFQAARSAGGESIQRKES, encoded by the exons ATGACAGGAACTGAAGAAAGAGATGAAGCAGTGAAGAAGAAGATCCAGGAGCTTGAAGAAGGCCATGCTTTCATGAAGCAGGAAATGTCAAAGCTCAAGCTTTCTGATGGaagagaacaacaacaacaacaacaacatcatcatcgtcAACAACATCAAAGGTCTCAGTCTGTGTCTCCTCAACGTTCTAGATTGGGTTCGTGGAACAAAGGTTCTTGTTCCTTTAAGCATTCATCGCCGCTTCGAAAGGAAACTCGTGCTTCTGCACTTGTCAATTTTACTGAGAAACATTATCTTAATATTTTGCACTCTTTGGGACATTCTCTGCATATTTTGGATCTTAACTCTCGTATCATTTACTG GAACCGTAGTGCTGAAAATCTATATGGTTATGCGGCGGAGGAAGTTTTGGGACAGGATGGGATTGATTTGCTAGTGGATCCTAGGGACTGGGGATTAGCTTGTGATACAGTGAACTGTGTCATGAAGGGAGAGAGATGGAGCGGTCAATTCCTAGTCAAGAACAAGAAAGGAGAAAGGTTTTTAGCTGTAACATCCAATACTCCTTTTTATGATGATGGAAGCTTAGTTGGGATTATCTGTGTGTCGAGTGATTCACGGCCGTTTCTTGAAATGAGAGCTCCGTTTTATGGTGTTAAGAATGCTGAACCGGATTATGTTTCTGCTCGTCCTAAAAGCTTTGACTCTCAGCAGCCACTTCAAACTGCTATAGCATCTAAAATTTCTAATTTG GCATCAAAGGTGAGTAACAAAGTTAAGTCGAGAATCTGGACGGGAGACAATAATGTAGATCATGAAGGTGGGAATGGGGAAAGTCGTAATTCCGAACATGGTTTCTCAGAACACAGAGAAGATGCTAATTCAAGCGGAGCTAGCACTCCTAGAGGTGATTTGCCACAGTCCCctgttggtatattttatcgtgttgaagagaagtttgaagaaaaaaCTTTGAGAGACTCTGGTGATGAGAGTGAAGGAAAACTGGTTCACAAATTTTTACCTACTAAGGCTGAAGCCTGGGTTCAAAAGAAAACATTATCTTGGCCATGGAGAACAAATGATCGAGAAGAGCCAGAGGCAAGGAATGTGCGTGCTGCTGAGCCATGGAGGCAGAATGATCAAGAAAATGAGTCAGTTAGTCAGAAGAATCTTTATTCTGGCTTGAAGCAGGAAAGTCAGGCCAGTGAAAGTAATCGCCTTACTAACAATGAGGCTTCAATACCCCGTTCTGCCTCCTTTAATGTTATCAGCACAAGTAGTGCTAGCAGCTCTGGGAGTGCTGGCAGTGGTGTGGCCAATAGCAAAATGGATGTAGACTCTGACTGTTTGGATTATGAAATTTTGTGGGAGGATTTAACAATTCGAGAACAAATTGGACAAG GTTGTTGTGGAACTGTATACCATGCTCTGTGGTATGGATCA GATGTTGCTGTCAAGGTTTTCTCAAAGCAAGAGTATTCAGATGATGTTATACTATCCTTCAGACAAGAG GTATCTGTCATGAAAAGACTTAGGCACCCAAATATTCTTCTCTTTATGGGAGCAGTAACTTCACCTCAACGTCTTTGCATTGTGACGGAGTTTCTCCCACG CGGCAGCTTGTGTCGCTTGTTGCACAAAACTACACCCAAACTTGACTGGAGACGACGAGTACATATGGCCTTGGATATT GCACGAGGCGTAAATTATCTTCATCATTATAACCCGCCTATCATACATAGAgatttgaagtcttcaaatcttCTAGTTGATAAGAATTGGACTGTGAAG GTTGGTGATTTTGGTCTTTCACGTCTTAAGCATGAAACATATCTCACAACCAAGACAGGAAGGGGCACG CCTCAATGGATGGCACCAGAAGTTCTTCGTAATGAACCGTCAGATGAGAA GTCTGATGTATATAGCTTTGGGGTGATATTATGGGAACTTGCGACAGAAAAGATTCCCTGGGATACTCTCAACTCAATGCAG GTAATTGGAGCTGTAGGATTCATGAATCAGCGTCCAGAAATTCCAAAAGATGTTGATCCTGAGTGGGCTTCTTTAATTGAGATCTGTTGGCACAG TGATCCAACTTGCCGACCAACTTTCCCAGAACTGCTTGAAAGGCTTAGAGAGTTGCAAAGACGGTATGTCATTGAGTTCCAAGCAGCCCGATCTGCTGGTGGCGAAAGCATCCAAAGAAAAGAGTCCTAG
- the LOC131630910 gene encoding dirigent protein 1-like: MANPLNLTSNSFFFIFTLTILYVAYTFPRLQPNQTNLVFYVHDHFTGEDSTAATVAGKTGPTSSILRFGTVAIVDDPVTEGPTTDSTLIGRAQGVYINSQLDGKALYMVFSVIFTAGEFRGSSLEIQGSDIFGLKEREFGIVSGTGYFRFVKGYGIMETEFMDLVNLRATLKLNVTVKHY; this comes from the coding sequence ATGGCCAATCCTCTGAACCTCACTTCCAACtcattcttcttcatcttcaccttAACCATCCTCTATGTAGCTTACACCTTCCCTAGActccaaccaaaccaaaccaacctcGTCTTCTACGTCCACGACCACTTCACCGGCGAAGACTCCACAGCAGCCACTGTTGCTGGTAAAACCGGACCCACCTCAAGTATCCTACGCTTCGGCACCGTGGCAATAGTCGATGATCCAGTAACAGAAGGACCAACAACAGATTCAACACTCATCGGTAGAGCTCAAGGCGTGTACATAAACTCACAGCTTGATGGCAAAGCGTTGTACATGGTTTTCTCAGTTATATTCACAGCTGGTGAGTTCAGAGGAAGTAGCTTAGAGATTCAAGGATCTGATATATTTGGACTGAAGGAACGAGAATTTGGAATTGTTTCTGGCACTGGTTATTTTCGGTTTGTTAAAGGATATGGAATTATGGAAACAGAGTTCATGGATTTAGTTAATCTCAGAGCCACTCTTAAACTCAATGTAACAGTTAAACATTATTAG